Proteins from one Desulfovibrio sp. genomic window:
- a CDS encoding chemotaxis protein CheD encodes MNRLKEILKQNPDIRSEYLKVAEGGVYLAPTMVQTVLGSCLGGVFFAPSKGIGAIFHAFLPYRADYEANGGNSVYRYVDTAIEHVVAQFARLGVKPAQLNVSLVGGANGLVDERGGVGLKNVDAAYQTLEKYRLRTAFTDVGGEKGRKVIFLSSTGQLKVTKLKGLAAK; translated from the coding sequence ATGAACAGACTGAAAGAAATTCTCAAACAAAACCCGGATATCAGAAGCGAATACCTGAAGGTTGCCGAGGGAGGCGTGTATCTCGCCCCCACCATGGTGCAGACCGTTCTCGGGTCCTGCCTTGGAGGAGTTTTCTTCGCGCCTTCAAAAGGAATAGGGGCGATCTTTCACGCGTTTCTGCCCTACAGGGCGGATTACGAGGCCAACGGCGGCAACTCGGTGTACAGATATGTGGATACGGCCATCGAACATGTGGTCGCCCAATTCGCCCGCCTTGGCGTAAAGCCCGCACAGCTGAATGTGAGCCTGGTGGGCGGAGCCAACGGCCTGGTGGACGAACGCGGGGGCGTGGGGCTGAAAAACGTTGACGCGGCGTACCAGACCCTTGAAAAATATCGCCTGCGCACCGCCTTCACCGATGTCGGGGGAGAAAAAGGCCGCAAAGTCATTTTCCTGTCTTCCACGGGCCAGCTTAAAGTGACGAAGCTCAAAGGGCTGGCAGCCAAATAG